The nucleotide window TAAGTTCTTTTTTTAGTTCTTCTTTATTGATTTTATTTTTATCAGAAGGAACAAGGGGTAAAGATTTTTTGTAGATTATTTTAGATGGAATCATATATGAGGCTAAATGTTTTTTTAGTTCAAATAAAATTTCACTACTACTTAATTCATTTTTTGCACTATAAACTAAAACAATCTCTTCTTCTATCTCATCATTTTCTATTGAAAATACTGCACATTTTTCAATATCTTTTAATTCTTTTTTTACAACTGATTCAATTTCATAAGGATTAACTCTATAACCTCTTGTTTTAATCATATCATCAAGTCTTGAAACAAAATATAAGTAACCTTCTTCATCTTTATAAACAAAATCTCCGGTTTTTACAACAATTTCATCTGTTAATTGTCCTTCAAGATTTATTACATTTTTAAGTATTTGAATTGATTTAAATCTTTCAGCAGTCTCTTTTGGTGCATTCCAATAACCTTTGTAGATGTATCCACCTCTGTGAATTAATTCACCTGTAACTCTTGGTTTACATTCATTTCCATTTTCATCAATTACATATAATTCAACATCAGGAATAGCTTTTCCAATAGAATCAGGTCTTATTTTTAATTGACTTGGATCTAAATAAGTTGATCTAAATGCTTCTGTTAATCCATGCATTAAATAAAATTCTGCATTAATAAAATATTTTTCAATATCTTTAATCATTTTAGAAGTTACATTTCCACCAGAAGATGCAATAATTCTTACATTTTCAAGTAAAGATGGATTTGGAAGTCTAAATTCATCTTCATCAAACATTTCAGTTATATTTATAGGCATTAGTGAAATTACACTTACTTTATCATTGATTATATGATTAAAAAAATCTGTTGGTAAAACAAATCTATGTAAAGCTAAAGTTGCTCTTTTATATAAAGAACAAAAGATTTGATTTAATCCATAATCAAGATTAAAAAGTAATAATCCAGAAATAACATCATCTTCTTTTAGTTTTAGATATTGTGAAACAACTCTTGCACTATCGATTAAATTTCTATGTGAAATCACTATTCCTTTTGGTTTACCATTTAAACCAAATGAATAAGTAATAACAGCATTATCATGTCCACTTACATCACAAATATAAGGCTTTTTATAATATTTATAAATCTCTTCAAAAGAAGCTAAATCTTTATTTGTTGTTTCATAAGAGATGATTTTTCCATCAAATTTTATCTCTTCAATAGACTCAATTTTTATTTTATCAGTAATAATACATTTAATATCACAATCTTCAATGATATATTCTATTTGTTCTGGTTTTAAAAGTTTTGTTAATGGAACTAAAACATAGTTTGTTGATAAAATTGCAAGTATTGCTATAACTTGATTTATATCTTTATTTGAATAAATACCAATTCTACTACCTTTTGGTAAGTCTAATTCTGATAAATAAAGGGCTATTTGATTAACTTTAGTGAAAAGTTCACTATAAGTTAATTTTTCATTTCCATATATTAAAGCAACTTTTTGTGGATGAGAAATATTTGCATCTTCGATTAAAGTTCTAATACAATTTATTGACATAATTACCCCTTTTTATTGTTGTGTAATACCTAAAGTCCAAATATCATAGTTATAATCCATGATAATTGCTGGATGAATATCTGAATTTAAAATCTTTTTATAGAAGAAAGAGATAATATCTGTTGCTTCTTCAAAACTTAAAACTTTTGTGATACCACCAGTTAATACAATTGATTTTAGTAAATTTAACTTTAATTTTATATATAAAGGATGAGCATCACTTACTTTATATAAAACTAAGAAAATTGCTAGTTGCATTAAAACTTTTAAAGCTTTAGAAGAATCTTCATTGAAAATATTTTCTGTAACTTTTAAGTGTTCAAGTAATTCATAAACAAACTCGTTGTTTTTTGCTGCAAAAATTAGTGATTCTTTTGATTTATAAACTCCAAGTTTTTTAAATACAAGTCTATCATACTCATTTTCAGTAACCATATTATCCATTGATAAATCTTTTGAGTAGTGAATATCTGTTGTTGCTCCACCAATATCAATTAAAATAAATGGATTTACAACTGCAAATTTTGTATCAATAAGTGGTAATGTTTTATTTACGATGTAAGGTGTTGAATATATTTGATTTGAAGTTAATTCATAAAGGTGTTTTATATCCTCTTTCCCCATAATATCTGCTTGATAAAGGTTTGTTAAATACTCTTTTAATGGCTCTTCAACAACATGAAGTTTATTATTTATGATATTATCAACAACTACTAAATTTTTGATTTTTTCTTTTAAATATTTTTCATCTTGTGTTGTTCCTGCAAAAACTACATTAGAATAATTTAAATTATCTAAGAAATTAAACAGTTTTTCATCAAATACATTTGAAATAGAATCAATTCCTCCAACAATAATAACAACATCAATTAAATCACTTGGGATTGAAGTTGTATCTATATCTTGATATAAAACTGTATTAATAATATTTATTCCAGAGTTATATGCAATATTTGTAGCAAATTTAAGTGAAAAAGAGTTTGTAACACCAATAATTAACGTAGTTAATCCACCATTAGCAGATGAACAAATAAATACTTCATCCTTTTTAAATTTAGAGATAATATCACCACATTTGCTAGTTAAATCATCAAATATATCTTTATTAAAATCTCTAAAATATTGATTTATATCGTTATTTGCACAAACTTTAAAGTATGTACTTCCAACATCTATTAATAATTTGTTTTGGCTCATTGCATAATTCCTATATCATGGATAATATCATTTACGATTGAAGAGGCATCTTTATTTAAATCACATTTTGATTTTTCATATTCAAAACATCTATCTGAAATTGGAAGTTTTCCTCTTTGAATAATTCTAATATTTTTGTTTTTATCTCTTACAGTTACAACTTCATTATGATTTATAATATGTGGAGAATAAGGAACGTCTATAATTCCAGCTTTTATACAGTTAAATACTTTTCTCCATAAAGTGTCAGCTTTATCATTGAATACAGCTTCCATAATACTTCTTACTTCTTCTGTTAGGATTTCTTCTTCCATTTCATCTGTGATTGTTGGAATTCCATGTAACATTCCTAAAGTATATTGAGTATTTGCAACTGTTTTTGCATTTGATTCTCGAGTTGGAATACCAAAAGATTCATCTCTTGTTTTTGTAATAATTTTATCAGCTTTTACCATCATCGCAATTACTGTTGAAGTATTGATTAATGATTCACTATAATCTTTATTTGAAGGGAAAGCACCCATCCATTGGTGATATACTAGATTTATTCTAGCATCTGCACATCCAATTTGTTCTGCATAATATTTTGCCATTTTTCTTAATACATTTGCTGTTACAATATCTTGAATCATAGAACCACTTTGAGAAAATGATACCGAGAAAGATTTAACACCTTCTTCCAGTGATAAGAGCATTTCGCAAAGTTGAATAACAATAGTAATACAAGGTGGAACTAATGTTGCTGTTAAAGGTCCAAATGATTCTCTGTTGATTGGTTCATTTAGTTTTGAGTAGTTAGCACAGATTTTTTCAACATATTTCCAATACATAAATGCTTTATCAAGTGGAAAGTTTTTTGAATATGGTAAAAGGTAAGTAATTGGACCACCTTCAATTTCAAAAATACCAGAAGCTAAAGCAGTTTCTATTAAAAGTCTAGCATCAGGAGTTCCGTGTCTTAAAGAAATTGGTTTATCAAAATGAGTCATCATTTTTCTAGTTGTTCTATATCCATGATTAACAAGTGGATAACCATTTAACATATCAACTTCATTTTCTTCTGAAAGTTTTAACATCTTAGCACTTGTTGCATAGTCGTTTAATCTTGTATTTGAATCAATTGTACATGGTAATACATCTACATTTGCACCAACAAAATATTCATATAAAGAGAACATTTTTTTATAAGTTGGGAAACCACCGCGAGGTTGCACTAGCATTTTATTAGCATTTTTAAAGTGATGAGAAATAAATAAGTTTTTTGAAGCATTTTTTATAAACTCTTCAATTTCTGCAAAATCAAAATTATCTGCATATTTATTTTGAACTAATATATTTCTTTCTTCTTGCAGTAAACTCAATTTCTCTCCTTTAAATATTTTTCTAATTCATTAAGTCCAGTATTTAAATCAACTTGATGAAAAACTAAGTCAAAACCATAGTTTTTGAATTTTGGAACAATAACACTAGCATCACCTTCACCAACTGCTAAATTTCCACCAAGCATAAATACTACATCTTTTAAATTTTTATATTTTGATTTTAAAACAGGAAGATCTCTACACCAACCCTCAGCTTCACCATTTAGGGAAGAGATTAATAACACATCGGCATTTGTTTCAATAACTGCATCTATAAACTCTTCAAGGTATGTATTAACACCAAGATTAAAAACCTCAAAACCTCTTGCTTGTAGTGATATATCAATTAGTCGATTTGCGACTACGTGAATATCATTACCTACTACTCCGATAACTACTTTCATGTTTTCTACCTAAATACTTTTATCTTTTACAAAGGGCGCAATTTTATCTAAAGAAGAGTTATATATTCTTTAGATATTATAAAAAACTAGTCTATTTTTTTAATAGAATATAAATTTTAGATATTCTATTAAAATATTTGTCTCAATAATGTTTATACTAAAAAGCTTTTTTTTCTTCAAAAAACTTTTTTTCTAAAGTATCAACTAATTCTTGAACTGAAGATACAGATTTTGAAAATTGAATTTTTTGTTCATCTTTTAAATCCAATTCAATTATTTTTTCTGCACCATTAATACCAAGCATAATTGGAACGCCTGAAACAATATTGTTATAACCATATTCTCCTTCAAGCATAACAGCACAAGGATAAATTTTCTTTTTATCTTCCAAAATTGCTTCAATCATTAATGATGTTGAATAAGCAGGAGCATAATAAGCAGAACCAGTTTCAAGTAATTTTACAATTTGAGCCCCACCATTTTTTGTTTTATTTATAATATCTTCTATATCTTCTTCTGAAAGAAGAGTATTGAGTTTTACACCAGCAACTGTTGAAAAATCAGCGAGTGGAACCATAGAATCACCATGTCCCCCCATAACTGAAGCTTCAATTTGTCCTTGTCCATAACCTAATTTTTCAAATATAAAATAACTCATTCTTGCACTATCTAAAATTCCTGCCATTCCAATAATCTTGTTTCTATTCCAATTTGATGCTTTAAGTGCCGCATAAACCATAGCATCAAGAGGATTTGAAACTATTATTACAATAGCATTTGGATTGTATTTTGTTATGCTATTCATAACAGAAGTCATAATTTTTGCATTTGTTATTAATAAGTCATCTCTTGTCATTCCTGGACGTCTAGCAATCCCTGCTGTAATAACTATTACATCACAATTTTTAAATTCTTCATCCTTTAGACAGGGCTTTGTAATAGTTTTACTTTTTGCTGCATTTGTAGCTTGTGAGATGTCAAGTGCCATAGCTTGAACTATATTTTCTCTTACATCTTTTAAAAGTAAAGTTGAGCAGATGTTTTTTGTGGCAAGAATAAAAGCTAGTGTTGCTCCAACATTTCCAACTCCTACGATTCCAACAGTTTTATTATTCAAAACAATCCTTTAAAATTTTTTGAATAAATTATAACAATTTAGCTCTTAGGCTTTATTTTTAATAGAAAGAAATTTTGAGATTTATAAAAGATTTTTGAAAAGTGTAAAAGAGAAGAAAATCTTCTCTTTTTTAATTATCCGATAATTGCGTTTAATGTTGCAGATGGTCTCATAGCAGCAGATGTTTTTGCATCATCTGGAAGATAATATCCACCCATATCAACAGCTTTTCCTTGACATTGTGTTAATTCTTTAACAATTTTTTCTTCATTTTCAGTCATTGCTTTTGCAATTGGAGTAAACTCAGCTTTTAAAGCTGCATCATCATTTTGAGCAGCTAATTCTTGAGCCCAGTACATAGCTAAATAGAAATGACTTCCTCTATTATCAATTTGTCCAATTTTTCTAGCAGGAGATTTATCATTGATTAAGAAAGTTCCTGTTGCTCTATCTAAAGTATCAGCTAAAACTTTTGCTTTTGGATTATTTTGAGTATTAGATAAATGTTCAAATGAAGCAGCAAGTGCCATAAATTCACCTAAAGAATCCCATCTTAAATAATCTTCTTCTTGGAATTGTTGAACATGTTTAGGTGCACTTCCTCCTGCACCAGTTTCAAATAATCCTCCACCTTGCATTAATGGAACGATTGATAACATTTTTGCAGATGTTCCTAATTCTAAAATTGGGAATAAGTCAGTGTTATAATCTCTTAAAATATTTCCAGTTACAGAAATAGTATCAAGTCCAGCTCTCATTCTTTCTAAAGATTTTTTAGTAGCATCAACAGGAGACATAATAGTAATATCTAAACCAGTAGTATCGTGAGTTGGTAAATATTTTTCAACTTTTTTAATCATTTGAGCATCGTGAGCTCTGTTTTTGTCTAACCAGAAAATAGCAGGTGTATTAGATAGTCTTGATCTTGTAACTGCTAATTTAATCCAATCTTGAATTGGTGCATCTTTAGTTTGGCACATTCTGAAAATATCACCGTCTTCAACATCAAATGAGAATACAGCATTTCCATCTTTGTCAATAACTTTGATTTGACCATTTGCTTTTGCTTGGAAAGTTTTGTCATGTGAACCATATTCTTCAGCTTTTTGAGCCATTAATCCAACATTAGGAACAGTTCCAATAGTTGTAACATCTAATGCTCCATGTTCTTTACAATCATCAATTACAGCTTTAAAACTTGCAGCATATGCTCTATCTGGAATCATAGCAATTGTATCTTCTTCTTTATCAGAAGCATTCCACATTTTTCCACCACCTTTAATCATAGCAGGCATAGAAGCATCAATAATAACATCCGAAGGAACATGTAAGTTTGTAATTCCTTTTGCAGAGTTTACCATTGCAAGTCTTGGTTGTTTTGCATAAATTGCATCAATATCAGCTAAAATTTCAGCTTTTTTAGCTGCATCAATAGTTTCTAATTTTGAATATAAGTCACCTAAACCATTATTGAAATTTACACCCATTTCATCAAATAATGCACCATATTTAGCAATTAAATCTTTGAAATATACTTTTACAGCAAATCCAAACATAATTGGATCTGAATTTTTCATCATTGTAGCTTTTAAGTGTAAAGATAATAATACATCTTCTTGTTTAGCTCTTTCAATTGTTTTTGCATAAAAATCTTGTAATGCTTTAGCACTCATAACAGTTGCATCAATAATTTCACCTGCTAATACTTTTGTAGAAGCTTTTAATACAGTTTCAGCACCATTTTTGTCAAAGAAAGAGATTTTTAAATCATTTGCTTCATCAAAAGTTTTTGATACTTCTGAACCATAAAAGTCACCTGAATCCATACAAGCAACATCAGTTTTAGAATCTTTTGTCCATTTACCCATTCTGTGAGGATTAGCTTTTGCGTAATTTTTAACTGCACCAGGAGCTCTTCTGTCAGAATTTCCTTCTCTTAATACTGGATTAACAGCAGAACCTGTAATTTTTGAGTATCTAGCTGTAATTTCTTCACTAGCATCATAATTAGGTATGTTGTAACCTTTTGCTTGTAATTCTGCAATTGCAGCTTTTAGTTGAGGAATAGAAGCTGAAATATTTGGTAATTTAATAATATTAGCTTCAGGATCTTGTGTTAAAGCTCCAAGTTCTGCTAAATCATCACTGATTTTTTGTTCAGGTGTTAAGTTCTCAGGGAAGTTAGCTAAAATTCTTCCAGCTAAAGAAATATCTTTTGTAACCATTTCAATACCAGAACTTTTTGTAAAAGCTTTGATAATTGGTAAAAAAGAGTATGTTGCTAAAGCTGGAGCTTCATCAACTTTTGTGTAAATGATTTTTGACATATTTTTTCCTAAATTTGAATTTTAATGTTGGAGATATATTAGCTAGATTTGATTTTAAGGAAATTGAAAGTTGAAAATATTTAAAGTCGTGAAAATTTGATTGTTTCAAATTTTCACAAGTTGTTTTAATTTATATTGTTAAATAAATCTTTAATTGAAGATGGTTTTTGTTTTGTTACATCAGTTTTCATAATAGTTTCAGCTTCTTCATCAATTTTTGTTTCAATATCTTTAACTTTTGTATAAGTTTTTTCTACACCAACATTTGCTTTTATATTAGCTTGATGTTCTTCAAATGTACTTGCAAATTTATGAAGACCAGTTTTGTTTTCTCTAACAAAATATAAATAATTACTTTTTACAGGAAAAATAGCAGCTTTGATTGCATTTAAACTTACTGCACAAACAGGATCTTTAGGAAGTCCTACAAACTTATACGTATTATAAGATGTATTATCTTCTCGTATTCTATCTGCTGTTACAATTTCATTTGAATATTTTCCATAATTTAAAGTTCCATCCATTTGGAGCTTCATTCCTTTTTTTAGTCTATTATGTATTACACTTGCAACTATTGGCATCTCATTTGTTGTTGCAGCTTCTTTTTGTATTACAGAGGCTAAAATAAGATAGTTAAACCATTTATTTTTATCATACATACCAAAAATCTTTTTAGAAAATTCTTCATATTTTTTATTTGTTTGAGAAAACAGATAAAAAATCATATAATCTTCTTTCATTCCTAAAGGTAAAGAATATGTATCTGCTAAAATATTTCCATCAGCTTTAAAAGCATATTCATTGTATAGTTGAGTTAGCTTTTCTTCTGAAAGATTAAACTCATTTGCTAATTTTTTTAGAAACACATATGATGTTTCACCAGGAATTAATGTAATATCTTTTAAAGCAGCTTTTGATGTGATTAGTTTATAAATAAAATCCATTTTAGTTAATTTATTCTGATTTATATCTATCCAACCACTTTGAACATAACCCATTGATTTGATAATCAAAGCATCCAGATTATTCATCTCATATCCACTTTTATTTAAGTATGATATAATATTGGCCGTACTGCCTTTAGGAATAAACAATACTTTTGTAGAAGTTACTGGCATTGTTACATAAAATAAAACAACAACAAAACAAATAAGGATAAAATCGATTATGTTGAAGAGTATTAAACTTCTACTTCTACTGTTTTTTTTAATTATATTATTACTTCTTTCATCTTTGTATTGGGGCATAAAAATAGACTCTTTCTCTCTTTCAAATTTTTCAGTTTCGCAATTCTATATTAAAATGGATAAAAAACTTATTTTGGATATTGGGAATCTAGAGTATAAGTCTAAAAAGACTCAAACAAAAAGCTCATTTGATGATTTAAAAAAAGATATTGAATTATTACCTAAAGTATTAATGCTTTTTCAAAAAATAAATATAAAAAAGTTAAAAATTGATGATAATGAGTTTAAAATAGTTCTGGATGAAAATAATTTATATCTTGATAATAAATATATAAATATTTCTTCAAAATTGGATGTTGCATCTAATCAAATTTTATTTGAATTATCTTCTTTATATTTAAAAGATATAGATATATTATTTGATGGGAAAATTAAAATAGACTATTTTACTGAAGAATTGAATTATTTTGGAAAATTTTATTATCAAGATTTAGAAGCAAATTTAAATATAGATATGACAAAAGAATTGGCTAAATTTTATATTGTTAGTTCTCCTTTTAAAAGTTTAAAATTTCTAAAAAATTTTTTAGATTTACCAAAAACAGCAGAAGAATGGATGTATGATAATGTTGAAGGTAATATAACTTTAGAAGGTTTATATGCTGAATTTGATTTGAAAAATAATAAATTAATTGAAAAATCTTTAAATGGAAAAGCACATATTGAAAATGCAAAAATTAAATTTCATCAAGATGTAGATGCTATTCAAA belongs to Arcobacter defluvii and includes:
- a CDS encoding AMP-binding protein gives rise to the protein MSINCIRTLIEDANISHPQKVALIYGNEKLTYSELFTKVNQIALYLSELDLPKGSRIGIYSNKDINQVIAILAILSTNYVLVPLTKLLKPEQIEYIIEDCDIKCIITDKIKIESIEEIKFDGKIISYETTNKDLASFEEIYKYYKKPYICDVSGHDNAVITYSFGLNGKPKGIVISHRNLIDSARVVSQYLKLKEDDVISGLLLFNLDYGLNQIFCSLYKRATLALHRFVLPTDFFNHIINDKVSVISLMPINITEMFDEDEFRLPNPSLLENVRIIASSGGNVTSKMIKDIEKYFINAEFYLMHGLTEAFRSTYLDPSQLKIRPDSIGKAIPDVELYVIDENGNECKPRVTGELIHRGGYIYKGYWNAPKETAERFKSIQILKNVINLEGQLTDEIVVKTGDFVYKDEEGYLYFVSRLDDMIKTRGYRVNPYEIESVVKKELKDIEKCAVFSIENDEIEEEIVLVYSAKNELSSSEILFELKKHLASYMIPSKIIYKKSLPLVPSDKNKINKEELKKELISK
- a CDS encoding glutamate mutase L, which produces MSQNKLLIDVGSTYFKVCANNDINQYFRDFNKDIFDDLTSKCGDIISKFKKDEVFICSSANGGLTTLIIGVTNSFSLKFATNIAYNSGINIINTVLYQDIDTTSIPSDLIDVVIIVGGIDSISNVFDEKLFNFLDNLNYSNVVFAGTTQDEKYLKEKIKNLVVVDNIINNKLHVVEEPLKEYLTNLYQADIMGKEDIKHLYELTSNQIYSTPYIVNKTLPLIDTKFAVVNPFILIDIGGATTDIHYSKDLSMDNMVTENEYDRLVFKKLGVYKSKESLIFAAKNNEFVYELLEHLKVTENIFNEDSSKALKVLMQLAIFLVLYKVSDAHPLYIKLKLNLLKSIVLTGGITKVLSFEEATDIISFFYKKILNSDIHPAIIMDYNYDIWTLGITQQ
- a CDS encoding methylaspartate mutase, giving the protein MSLLQEERNILVQNKYADNFDFAEIEEFIKNASKNLFISHHFKNANKMLVQPRGGFPTYKKMFSLYEYFVGANVDVLPCTIDSNTRLNDYATSAKMLKLSEENEVDMLNGYPLVNHGYRTTRKMMTHFDKPISLRHGTPDARLLIETALASGIFEIEGGPITYLLPYSKNFPLDKAFMYWKYVEKICANYSKLNEPINRESFGPLTATLVPPCITIVIQLCEMLLSLEEGVKSFSVSFSQSGSMIQDIVTANVLRKMAKYYAEQIGCADARINLVYHQWMGAFPSNKDYSESLINTSTVIAMMVKADKIITKTRDESFGIPTRESNAKTVANTQYTLGMLHGIPTITDEMEEEILTEEVRSIMEAVFNDKADTLWRKVFNCIKAGIIDVPYSPHIINHNEVVTVRDKNKNIRIIQRGKLPISDRCFEYEKSKCDLNKDASSIVNDIIHDIGIMQ
- the glmS gene encoding methylaspartate mutase subunit S — translated: MKVVIGVVGNDIHVVANRLIDISLQARGFEVFNLGVNTYLEEFIDAVIETNADVLLISSLNGEAEGWCRDLPVLKSKYKNLKDVVFMLGGNLAVGEGDASVIVPKFKNYGFDLVFHQVDLNTGLNELEKYLKERN
- a CDS encoding malate dehydrogenase, with the translated sequence MNNKTVGIVGVGNVGATLAFILATKNICSTLLLKDVRENIVQAMALDISQATNAAKSKTITKPCLKDEEFKNCDVIVITAGIARRPGMTRDDLLITNAKIMTSVMNSITKYNPNAIVIIVSNPLDAMVYAALKASNWNRNKIIGMAGILDSARMSYFIFEKLGYGQGQIEASVMGGHGDSMVPLADFSTVAGVKLNTLLSEEDIEDIINKTKNGGAQIVKLLETGSAYYAPAYSTSLMIEAILEDKKKIYPCAVMLEGEYGYNNIVSGVPIMLGINGAEKIIELDLKDEQKIQFSKSVSSVQELVDTLEKKFFEEKKAF
- a CDS encoding NADP-dependent isocitrate dehydrogenase is translated as MSKIIYTKVDEAPALATYSFLPIIKAFTKSSGIEMVTKDISLAGRILANFPENLTPEQKISDDLAELGALTQDPEANIIKLPNISASIPQLKAAIAELQAKGYNIPNYDASEEITARYSKITGSAVNPVLREGNSDRRAPGAVKNYAKANPHRMGKWTKDSKTDVACMDSGDFYGSEVSKTFDEANDLKISFFDKNGAETVLKASTKVLAGEIIDATVMSAKALQDFYAKTIERAKQEDVLLSLHLKATMMKNSDPIMFGFAVKVYFKDLIAKYGALFDEMGVNFNNGLGDLYSKLETIDAAKKAEILADIDAIYAKQPRLAMVNSAKGITNLHVPSDVIIDASMPAMIKGGGKMWNASDKEEDTIAMIPDRAYAASFKAVIDDCKEHGALDVTTIGTVPNVGLMAQKAEEYGSHDKTFQAKANGQIKVIDKDGNAVFSFDVEDGDIFRMCQTKDAPIQDWIKLAVTRSRLSNTPAIFWLDKNRAHDAQMIKKVEKYLPTHDTTGLDITIMSPVDATKKSLERMRAGLDTISVTGNILRDYNTDLFPILELGTSAKMLSIVPLMQGGGLFETGAGGSAPKHVQQFQEEDYLRWDSLGEFMALAASFEHLSNTQNNPKAKVLADTLDRATGTFLINDKSPARKIGQIDNRGSHFYLAMYWAQELAAQNDDAALKAEFTPIAKAMTENEEKIVKELTQCQGKAVDMGGYYLPDDAKTSAAMRPSATLNAIIG
- the mltG gene encoding endolytic transglycosylase MltG, whose amino-acid sequence is MPQYKDERSNNIIKKNSRSRSLILFNIIDFILICFVVVLFYVTMPVTSTKVLFIPKGSTANIISYLNKSGYEMNNLDALIIKSMGYVQSGWIDINQNKLTKMDFIYKLITSKAALKDITLIPGETSYVFLKKLANEFNLSEEKLTQLYNEYAFKADGNILADTYSLPLGMKEDYMIFYLFSQTNKKYEEFSKKIFGMYDKNKWFNYLILASVIQKEAATTNEMPIVASVIHNRLKKGMKLQMDGTLNYGKYSNEIVTADRIREDNTSYNTYKFVGLPKDPVCAVSLNAIKAAIFPVKSNYLYFVRENKTGLHKFASTFEEHQANIKANVGVEKTYTKVKDIETKIDEEAETIMKTDVTKQKPSSIKDLFNNIN